One uncultured Fretibacterium sp. genomic window, ACGCACCGAATACCCCCACGGCCTCTCAGGGGGACCTGGCGTCCGCCATCGCGCGGGGGCTGAAGGAGGAGGCCGCGGAGCGGACGCGGGAGCTCCTGGACGCCCTGCCCCCGCTCGATGTCGTCGAGAAGCACATCGTCCCGGCGCTCGACGCCGTGGGGAGGGACTACGAGGCCAAGCGGCTCTTTCTCCCTCAGCTCATCAAGTCCGCCGAGGCCGCGAAGGCCGCCTTCGAGTGCCTGAGGGAGAGGCTGGGCTCCGGGCCGAAGGGCGGGGACGAGCCCATCGGCGAGCCCATCGCGCTGGCGACGGTGTACGGGGATGTCCACGATATCGGCAAGAACATCGTGAAGGTCATCTTGGAGAACTATAACTTCCGGGTCCTGGACCTGGGCAGGGACGTGCCCCCCGAGCGGATCGTAGCCGAGGTCAAGCGGAACGGCATCCGCATCGTGGGGCTGAGCGCCCTGATGACGACGACCGTCGCCAGCATGAAGGAGACCATCGAGAACCTGAGGCGGGAGTGCCCGGAGGTGAAGGTGATCGTGGGCGGCGCCGTCCTGACCCCCGACCTGGCCCGATACGTGGACGCGGACCACTACGCCCGCGACGCCATGGAGGCCGTGAGGATCGCGACACGGATCAGCACGGGCCTGAAGATGGCCTGACGACGCCATGGTTTTGCCCTGCGTCCTTTTACATCAAAGCGGAAACCCAGGGAAACGCTGATTCAATTCAGTGCTTTCACTTCCATGGATGAGATGGGAGGAGATGTCGCCCCATGACTGCTTCCGATTCCCTACCCCGCCATCTGGCGCAGGGAATGCCGCAGCTTCTCAACAATGTCCTGCTGAATTATATCCACGACAGCGTGACTATCACGGACGGTCGCGGCATATTGCTCAATGTCAGCGCTTCCTGCGAGGAAAATTTCGGCTTCGACGCCAGGGACTATATCGGCAAGCCCATCGAGCTTCTCGTGCAAAAGGGAATCTTCTCTCCCTGCGTCACGCTCATGGTGTTGGAACAGGGGAAGAAAGTGACGGGCAGGCAGCCCAACAAACAGGGAATCCAGCTTTTTGTCACGGGTATCCCCATACATGACGAAGAGGGAGCTATTGTCTATGTCGTCTCCTTTTCCTCCTGGGACATTCAATCGATGGAGGAGCTGGAGGAAAAGTATCTGCGCATTAAAAGGGATTTATGCCGCTGCTCCAGCGAGAACAGGGCCCTGCGCTCAAAGCTCATCGAGCTCTGCCCCGTTGTCGCGGAGAGCCGCGCCATGAAAAAACTCTGTGAGATCGTACAGCGCATCGCTCCCTACACGGTTCCCGTTTTAATCACCGGCGAATCGGGGGTGGGAAAGAGCTATCTGGCCAGGATCCTGCACAAGGAAAGCCTCCGCCGCACCGGCCCTTTCATCGAGATCAACTGCCGCACCATCCCCGGACGCATCCTGGAGACGGAGCTTTTTGGGGACCCGGGATACGGCGCCGAAAAAGATTGGGAAGAGGCCAGGATGAGCGCCCTGGAACTTGCCGAATCGGGGACGCTTTTTATCAGCGAGGTGGACAACCTTCCCCTCGATCTTCAGCTGCGGCTGGTAACGCTTTTCAAACAAACGCGCGACCCGTCCTCCTCCAGGGATGCGGAAGGGGCAAGCGACCTCGACGTTCGCCTCATCGCCTCCTCTCAAAAGGATCTGAAGCAAATGGTTCAGGATGGCGAGTTCCGAGAGGAGCTGTTCTACCTTCTCAACACCATTCCCCTGGAAATTCCCCCCCTTCGCGAACGTCCGGATGACACCCTGGCGCTGATACTCCACTTTCTGGAGAAGAAGAACAAGGCCCACAAGCTCAACAAACGCTTCACCCAACAGGCGCTGGACATGTTGCTGGACTACAATTGGCCCGGAAACATACGGGAAATAGAAAGCGTCATCGAACGCGTGCTCCTGACGAGCCCCGACACGGTGATACAGAGCTCCAATATTCCGGACTTCATCGCCTCGTACGCCCGGAACCTGAACGACAAGGACTTCAATCTGAAGAACGCTCTGGAGTTCTACGAGAAAAGGATCATTCTGCAGGCCTTCGAGCAATATAAAACGACGACGGCCACGGCACGCGCCCTGGGAATCAGCCAGCCCTCCGTCGTGAGAAAGCTGAAAAAATACAACACGAACAAGGGTAAGAAGAGGTAGTCTCCAAGCTTTCATTGAAGCGAACATCCCCAGGGGGTCATAAGGAAAAGAACCCCTGGGGATGCCGTTCTGGAGATTTAGAGATTACTTTCCCTCGATGGCCGCCATCTCCTGACGAAACTCCTGAAGGAGCTCTCTGGCGAACTCAGGATTCCGGGAGAACTCAAAGTACTTTCCGTCCGCCTTCTTTGCGATCTCACGGAAGGCGTTGAATTCCTCCTGCGTGAGCTCCACCAGGGATTGATCCTTTTTGAAGGCCTTGACCATCATATCCAGCCTCTGTGCGTTCATCTCCTTTTGGACCTTGTTCACGTAAGGATAAGCCTCGGCGGCGCTTTCCACGACGATCCGTTTGATGTCCTCCGGGAGCCCATTGAAGAAGTTCAGGTTCGCCAGATGCTGCATGACGAAGATGTTGTGCTTGGACGCGATCAGGCATTTTTGTACGTCCATGTATTTCATCTCCTGTATGACGTAGGGCGGGTTCTCCTGGCCATCGATGATGTGCAGCTGGAGGCCGCTGTAGACCTCGTTGAAGGATACGGCCGTGGGA contains:
- a CDS encoding sigma 54-interacting transcriptional regulator, which gives rise to MTASDSLPRHLAQGMPQLLNNVLLNYIHDSVTITDGRGILLNVSASCEENFGFDARDYIGKPIELLVQKGIFSPCVTLMVLEQGKKVTGRQPNKQGIQLFVTGIPIHDEEGAIVYVVSFSSWDIQSMEELEEKYLRIKRDLCRCSSENRALRSKLIELCPVVAESRAMKKLCEIVQRIAPYTVPVLITGESGVGKSYLARILHKESLRRTGPFIEINCRTIPGRILETELFGDPGYGAEKDWEEARMSALELAESGTLFISEVDNLPLDLQLRLVTLFKQTRDPSSSRDAEGASDLDVRLIASSQKDLKQMVQDGEFREELFYLLNTIPLEIPPLRERPDDTLALILHFLEKKNKAHKLNKRFTQQALDMLLDYNWPGNIREIESVIERVLLTSPDTVIQSSNIPDFIASYARNLNDKDFNLKNALEFYEKRIILQAFEQYKTTTATARALGISQPSVVRKLKKYNTNKGKKR